The following are encoded together in the Vigna angularis cultivar LongXiaoDou No.4 chromosome 9, ASM1680809v1, whole genome shotgun sequence genome:
- the LOC108347108 gene encoding germin-like protein subfamily 1 member 20, whose amino-acid sequence MLHPYKYRSPNESKLTSHNITKQKNRLIPKGKKMKAVYLFVAVLALTSSLVSAYDPSPLQDFCVAIKEVDGVFVNGKFCKDPKAVKAEDFFLHVEPGNTDNPLNAQVTPVAVDQLPGLNTLGISLARIDFAPKGLNPPHTHPRATEILIVLEGTLYVGFVSSNQDGNRLFTKVLNKGDVFVFPIGLVHFQLNVGYGNAVAIAGLSSQNPGTVIVANALFKAVPPISVEVLARALQLDNKVIEDLQRRSWYGKD is encoded by the exons ATGCTTCATCCTTATAAATACCGATCTCCAAATGAATCAAAACTCACTTCTCACAACATTACAAAGCAGAAGAATCGTTTGATACcgaaagggaaaaaaatgaaagctgTTTACTTGTTTGTTGCCGTCTTGGCTCTCACTTCTTCACTTGTCTCTGCGTATGACCCTAGTCCCCTGCAAGACTTTTGTGTGGCAATCAAGGAAGTCGATGGTG tgtttgtgaatggaaaatttTGCAAAGACCCAAAGGCAGTGAAAGCTGAAGATTTCTTCTTACATGTGGAACCTGGGAACACCGACAACCCACTGAATGCACAGGTGACTCCTGTGGCTGTTGATCAACTACCTGGATTGAACACGCTGGGCATATCTTTGGCTCGCATAGATTTTGCACCAAAGGGTTTAAACCCTCCCCACACCCACCCTCGTGCCACTGAGATCCTTATAGTTCTCGAAGGAACACTTTATGTTGGATTTGTATCCTCAAATCAAGATGGAAATCGCCTTTTCACCAAAGTCTTGAACAAGGGTGATGTCTTTGTCTTCCCAATTGGTCTCGTTCACTTCCAACTCAATGTCGGTTATGGAAATGCTGTTGCTATTGCTGGTCTTAGCAGTCAAAATCCAGGAACTGTTATTGTTGCAAATGCTTTGTTTAAAGCTGTTCCACCTATTTCTGTTGAGGTTCTCGCCAGAGCTCTTCAACTCGATAACAAAGTAATTGAAGACCTTCAAAGGAGATCATGGTACGGCAAGGACTAG